In Streptococcus dysgalactiae subsp. dysgalactiae, the following are encoded in one genomic region:
- a CDS encoding site-specific integrase, with translation MATYRQRGKKKLWDYRVYGKDGKLIASGSGFRTKKEASYEALKIEQKKYYSDVINSNATLFEMWQIWYDLVVEPSELDILTKQKYQARGKIIEKYLSDIPANRIKHSKYQEFIKFYGKNVTLNLMTCLNSDIRKVIIFFKRDGVLIEDFTEGVKIFGKPYKKSPEDKYLKSIEDYQKLLAYLKRIANYSDSIIPFFLFTMLQTGFRFGEAMAITWDDIDFERNSIYTYRRYSSIKKDFTKPKTRTSIRRVPVSHDLKELLLELKFQQERMLKGLHIKNTDQLIFYDYRFGMLSNNAVNKFLASSLEKLEIESKMSSTGARHTYGSYLLANGVDIWAVAKLMGHKDIKQLIETYGHLLLEVEEKENDQLLKILNNKGSF, from the coding sequence ATGGCAACATATAGACAAAGAGGTAAAAAGAAATTATGGGATTATCGTGTTTATGGTAAAGATGGAAAATTAATAGCATCTGGTTCAGGCTTTAGAACAAAAAAAGAAGCATCATATGAAGCTTTAAAAATTGAGCAAAAAAAATATTATTCAGATGTTATAAATTCCAATGCTACATTATTTGAGATGTGGCAAATATGGTATGATCTTGTTGTTGAGCCAAGTGAATTAGATATTCTTACTAAGCAAAAATATCAAGCCCGAGGAAAGATAATTGAAAAATATTTATCTGATATCCCTGCTAATAGAATTAAACATAGTAAGTATCAAGAATTTATTAAGTTTTATGGTAAAAATGTAACTTTGAATTTAATGACTTGTTTGAATTCAGATATTAGAAAGGTTATAATTTTTTTTAAAAGGGACGGGGTTTTAATTGAAGATTTTACAGAAGGAGTTAAAATTTTTGGAAAACCATATAAGAAGTCGCCAGAAGATAAGTATTTAAAAAGTATTGAAGATTATCAAAAATTATTAGCATATTTAAAAAGAATAGCTAATTATTCAGACTCAATAATCCCTTTTTTTCTTTTCACGATGTTACAAACTGGTTTTAGGTTTGGTGAAGCAATGGCAATAACTTGGGATGATATTGATTTTGAAAGAAATAGTATTTATACATATCGAAGATATTCTTCAATAAAAAAGGACTTTACAAAGCCTAAAACAAGGACTTCAATAAGGAGAGTTCCAGTAAGTCATGATTTAAAAGAGTTATTGCTTGAACTAAAATTTCAACAAGAAAGAATGCTGAAAGGTTTGCATATAAAAAATACAGATCAATTGATTTTTTATGACTATAGGTTTGGTATGTTATCAAATAATGCTGTTAACAAATTCTTGGCAAGCTCATTGGAAAAATTAGAAATAGAATCTAAGATGTCATCAACAGGTGCTAGACATACTTATGGAAGTTATTTGTTGGCTAACGGAGTAGATATTTGGGCGGTTGCAAAATTAATGGGGCATAAAGATATTAAACAATTAATAGAAACATATGGTCATTTGCTTCTGGAAGTGGAAGAAAAGGAAAATGATCAGCTTTTAAAAATTCTTAATAATAAAGGTAGTTTTTAA
- a CDS encoding DUF771 domain-containing protein, whose amino-acid sequence MQQVFNVSVPVPDDVVIISKEEYLDLLSDNEQGKWWDIDNLQELLGIGRSKLINDILLNPDIKKEVDLSINPNGFIVYPRGKGSRYKILATRARKYFEENFGSILLNN is encoded by the coding sequence ATGCAACAAGTTTTTAATGTGAGTGTTCCTGTACCAGATGATGTCGTTATCATATCAAAAGAGGAATATTTAGATTTGTTAAGTGATAATGAACAAGGAAAATGGTGGGATATTGATAATTTGCAAGAATTGTTGGGCATTGGTAGGTCAAAGTTAATTAATGATATCTTATTAAACCCAGATATTAAAAAGGAAGTTGATTTATCAATTAATCCAAATGGTTTTATTGTTTATCCTAGGGGGAAAGGTAGCCGTTATAAAATATTAGCAACTAGAGCTAGAAAATACTTTGAAGAAAATTTTGGTTCTATTTTATTAAATAACTAA
- a CDS encoding LPXTG cell wall anchor domain-containing protein, with protein MTKEKMMSFMTIASIALLGSGVVCANDVADPVAGTTDAVVVPVSPQPTTPSEHTATDTTNKIVDPTKPSEDKVADSTDQLIPPVKSDSETSEDKVTDPTETKPSKEKREEPVKSNDSEVIPEQPKSEEVKKAEENTGASTTETPKPVTKPVIETPIVTNTGYTVLGTQDGNVWVQTETGNVLKPAIAIGAVKQKDGTVSLKTKDGKLEVLPSTGETKTILAILGGLAILGAIWVGWKDNIKKYLTFLKKKSEK; from the coding sequence ATGACAAAAGAAAAAATGATGAGTTTTATGACGATTGCAAGTATTGCTTTGCTTGGAAGTGGGGTGGTTTGTGCTAATGATGTAGCAGATCCAGTAGCAGGAACAACGGATGCAGTGGTGGTACCAGTCTCACCTCAACCAACGACACCGAGTGAGCATACAGCAACAGATACTACCAATAAAATTGTTGACCCGACTAAGCCAAGTGAGGACAAGGTGGCAGATAGTACTGATCAGCTAATCCCTCCAGTTAAATCAGATTCAGAAACAAGCGAGGATAAAGTAACAGATCCAACGGAGACTAAGCCAAGCAAAGAGAAGAGGGAAGAGCCTGTTAAGTCCAATGATTCAGAAGTGATTCCAGAACAACCTAAGTCAGAAGAGGTGAAAAAAGCTGAAGAAAATACAGGTGCTAGTACAACTGAAACTCCTAAACCTGTAACAAAACCTGTTATTGAGACACCGATTGTGACTAATACAGGCTATACGGTTTTGGGAACGCAAGATGGCAATGTTTGGGTTCAAACAGAAACCGGTAATGTATTGAAACCTGCGATAGCAATTGGTGCTGTAAAGCAAAAAGATGGTACAGTTTCCTTAAAAACAAAAGATGGGAAGTTAGAAGTCTTACCATCAACTGGAGAGACTAAAACAATCTTAGCCATTTTGGGAGGTTTAGCTATTTTAGGAGCTATCTGGGTAGGTTGGAAAGATAATATCAAAAAGTATTTAACATTTTTGAAAAAGAAAAGTGAAAAATAA
- a CDS encoding phage tail tip lysozyme, with protein sequence MSIPFFIVVIVTIIFSSSQGDCQVTPDLSTQFVTSSDSASQTDWTKKGSIANVTAGKVFHAWVSKGLSGASAAGIVGWVNSEGGFAMIGRAEGHYGNDLRTNSIAFGVKPIGLSYYTTEAGGGIYQFTPYTKYAPLGDPKWENADAMNEFVAKAILAGDWNASMDLTGGNHTFKQMAQMTDPKQATLVWQAYERGSTAHINPFQKQADAQKAYELFDGAKYSYNEIVFHKSFDIFGPLKPGEGESKEVVLSLCESGSYSKGAFGKDRTGKVNYTSYNAWRPEQLPADLKPYALDPRSVGLNYRQAAGWYAIASTGGQCTDLSASLMYALWSKNGSHPTQKAGNGHMVVANWVRTFGGSSDKSPSSGAVFSSAGTSSAGHTGVVSHVFENGDILIVEQNYASYSGDDGGFGKYSWNYRYVTTAELKNEGYTFYNPAKLGYQITKSVGTVGK encoded by the coding sequence ATGAGCATTCCTTTTTTTATTGTAGTTATCGTTACGATCATATTTAGCAGCAGTCAAGGTGATTGTCAAGTAACTCCTGATCTATCAACACAATTTGTTACCTCAAGTGATTCTGCTTCACAAACCGATTGGACAAAGAAAGGCTCAATTGCGAATGTTACAGCAGGTAAAGTCTTTCACGCTTGGGTATCGAAAGGCTTGTCAGGCGCTTCTGCCGCAGGAATTGTAGGTTGGGTTAATTCCGAAGGTGGTTTTGCCATGATAGGTCGAGCAGAAGGACATTATGGTAATGATTTACGAACTAATTCTATAGCTTTTGGAGTGAAACCAATTGGTTTGAGTTACTATACGACAGAAGCAGGTGGAGGTATTTATCAATTTACCCCTTATACCAAATATGCCCCTTTAGGTGATCCCAAGTGGGAGAATGCGGATGCCATGAACGAATTTGTTGCAAAAGCCATTCTAGCTGGTGATTGGAATGCTTCAATGGATTTGACAGGAGGAAATCATACCTTTAAGCAAATGGCCCAGATGACCGATCCGAAACAGGCTACGCTAGTTTGGCAAGCTTATGAACGTGGTAGTACTGCCCATATTAATCCATTTCAAAAGCAAGCAGATGCTCAGAAAGCGTATGAATTATTCGATGGAGCTAAATATAGTTATAATGAAATAGTATTTCATAAATCTTTTGACATTTTTGGTCCATTAAAGCCGGGGGAAGGGGAATCAAAAGAAGTCGTTTTATCATTATGTGAATCAGGTTCTTACTCTAAGGGGGCTTTTGGGAAAGATCGTACAGGCAAAGTCAACTATACTTCCTACAATGCTTGGCGACCAGAACAATTGCCTGCAGATTTAAAACCTTATGCGCTCGATCCCAGATCAGTTGGCTTGAATTATCGACAAGCGGCTGGCTGGTATGCGATTGCTTCGACAGGAGGTCAATGTACCGATCTTTCTGCGAGTTTGATGTATGCTTTGTGGTCAAAAAACGGTAGCCATCCAACACAAAAAGCAGGTAATGGGCATATGGTTGTTGCTAATTGGGTTAGGACTTTTGGCGGTTCATCTGATAAATCGCCAAGTTCAGGTGCTGTATTTTCCTCTGCAGGGACTAGTTCTGCTGGCCATACAGGTGTTGTCAGCCATGTTTTTGAAAATGGGGACATTTTAATTGTGGAACAAAATTATGCGTCTTATTCGGGTGATGATGGTGGCTTTGGGAAATACTCTTGGAACTATCGCTATGTCACTACTGCAGAATTAAAAAATGAAGGATATACTTTTTACAATCCTGCGAAACTCGGTTATCAGATTACGAAATCAGTAGGAACGGTAGGTAAATAA
- a CDS encoding MFS transporter, giving the protein MDKIDDGLIASTFQKVKDVDIFALKAYMESTEGLETGLQVTLTDIFVNFPFFLLNLIVGFFSIILRFFENFSLYNTYRQTVFDSSKVLWDNLSKSADFTNSLLYLLIALSAFSIFLAFIFSKGDFSRRLLHLFAVMLLAFGYFGTVQSTSGGVYVLDMVHSVASSFSDAVTNLSVVSPEDEKQIISHEASVADNYVMKTSYTAYLFVNTGQLNGKFHNNKSGKEEELDNSKILGKYDKSNQFVVPKSQQILEYTNKLGDGALKGEEQNRWMSAVSDYIWIKSIYVILKIFEAVILAIPLLLIQLIAFLADIVVILLMFLFPLALLVSFLPKMQHIAFNMLKLMLGGVSFPALTGFLTLIVFYIQSLIATFIKSRFTDNHLLSSNNLKGQSILFMLFITIVVQGVIFWQIWKHKEKVLSLIVGADAAQAVTQAGNMVAQKANSLGVTPQNIYDKAHDISNLAMMGAGYGVGSLVHAKDNLSAIKNRFKGDDTSNYSDLSNETNFDHQFSELGDFAGDQEFSTNSVPHVSDNGNPTSGHQVEQGVFDNQESNFSSDYNLSQVSDFERDNLYSQSFGASLDNSEPLGKHSPTNFSKPSQMTESIDHDVHYDLPGVNEEMESPFQSESDYQSQNSSIIVETPEMDDMIYQSSQKKNISIGNNYSSDKKSLENSFDSPIIPERSEPETDAKERFNLQAEYQRLKAKRQKPLGNRKKSKLEAELGQFTDDASYYKAHGGTAFKRGFNASKSKELRLKQNLERKATILAELDKLRGHV; this is encoded by the coding sequence ATGGATAAGATTGATGATGGATTAATAGCTTCTACCTTTCAGAAAGTCAAGGATGTGGATATTTTTGCATTAAAGGCTTACATGGAAAGTACAGAAGGTCTTGAGACGGGGTTACAAGTAACTTTGACAGATATTTTTGTTAATTTTCCCTTTTTTCTACTTAACTTGATTGTTGGTTTCTTTTCCATTATTCTACGATTTTTTGAAAACTTTAGCTTGTATAATACTTATCGTCAGACTGTGTTTGATAGTTCCAAAGTTTTGTGGGATAACCTCTCTAAATCCGCAGATTTTACGAATTCATTACTTTATCTCTTAATTGCCTTATCCGCTTTTTCCATTTTTCTAGCTTTTATTTTTTCAAAAGGTGATTTTTCAAGGCGATTACTTCATTTGTTTGCGGTTATGTTATTAGCGTTCGGTTACTTTGGGACGGTGCAGTCAACTTCGGGCGGTGTCTATGTGTTGGATATGGTTCATTCGGTAGCTAGTTCTTTTAGTGATGCAGTAACTAATCTATCGGTAGTGAGTCCAGAAGATGAGAAGCAAATCATTTCTCATGAGGCTTCGGTAGCTGATAATTATGTTATGAAAACGTCTTATACAGCTTATCTTTTTGTAAATACTGGTCAGTTAAATGGTAAGTTTCATAATAATAAATCAGGAAAAGAAGAGGAGTTAGATAATAGCAAAATTCTAGGAAAATATGATAAGTCAAATCAGTTTGTAGTACCAAAAAGTCAACAAATATTAGAGTATACAAATAAACTTGGTGACGGAGCTTTGAAAGGAGAAGAACAAAACAGGTGGATGTCAGCTGTTAGTGACTATATTTGGATCAAGTCTATTTATGTTATTTTGAAAATTTTTGAAGCAGTGATATTAGCTATACCTTTATTATTGATTCAATTAATTGCTTTTTTAGCAGATATTGTGGTCATATTGTTAATGTTTTTATTCCCACTGGCTTTATTGGTGTCCTTTTTACCTAAAATGCAACATATTGCTTTTAATATGCTTAAGCTAATGCTTGGAGGTGTTTCCTTTCCAGCTCTAACAGGTTTTTTAACTTTAATAGTCTTTTATATACAGTCATTGATTGCGACATTTATTAAGTCTCGATTTACAGACAATCATTTGTTAAGCAGCAATAACCTTAAGGGACAATCTATTTTATTTATGTTGTTTATTACTATTGTTGTTCAGGGGGTTATTTTTTGGCAAATTTGGAAACATAAAGAAAAGGTATTAAGTTTAATTGTAGGAGCAGACGCTGCACAAGCAGTCACACAAGCAGGAAATATGGTTGCTCAAAAAGCGAATAGTTTAGGAGTTACACCCCAAAATATCTATGATAAGGCGCATGATATTTCTAATCTTGCGATGATGGGAGCTGGTTATGGTGTTGGTAGCCTTGTACATGCTAAGGATAATCTTAGTGCCATTAAAAACCGTTTCAAAGGAGATGACACTTCTAATTATAGTGACCTTTCTAATGAAACTAATTTCGACCATCAGTTTTCAGAATTAGGAGATTTTGCAGGAGATCAAGAATTTTCCACAAATAGTGTTCCGCATGTTTCTGATAATGGTAATCCTACCTCTGGACATCAAGTAGAACAAGGTGTTTTCGATAATCAAGAGAGTAACTTTTCTTCTGATTACAATCTCTCTCAAGTAAGTGATTTTGAAAGAGACAACTTATACAGCCAATCTTTTGGAGCTTCATTAGATAATTCAGAACCCTTGGGTAAACATTCCCCAACGAATTTTTCTAAACCAAGTCAGATGACTGAATCAATTGATCATGATGTTCATTATGATTTACCAGGTGTTAATGAGGAGATGGAAAGTCCATTTCAGTCAGAAAGTGATTATCAATCTCAAAACTCTTCAATTATCGTTGAAACTCCAGAAATGGATGATATGATTTATCAAAGCAGTCAGAAGAAAAATATTTCTATTGGAAATAATTATTCCTCTGATAAAAAATCTTTGGAAAATTCATTTGATTCTCCAATTATTCCTGAAAGGTCTGAACCAGAAACGGACGCTAAAGAGAGATTTAATCTTCAAGCAGAATATCAACGTCTAAAAGCTAAGCGACAAAAACCTTTAGGAAATCGGAAAAAATCTAAATTAGAAGCAGAATTAGGTCAGTTTACTGATGATGCCAGCTATTATAAAGCACATGGAGGGACTGCCTTTAAAAGAGGATTTAACGCCAGTAAATCAAAAGAGTTACGGTTAAAACAAAATTTAGAAAGAAAGGCGACTATTTTAGCTGAATTAGATAAACTTAGAGGACATGTTTAA
- a CDS encoding ATP-binding protein: MVKKLEYPINSIHSNLALRKDKVVIAYYRIPNTPITITDSDKKDSHKDKVAQVIKKLAKYKHFDISLVPKDYLLEEKMSDFIGDLADDVKDLGIDTLSYTVDTLTAEIEIPYQFDWLVGVNLGSTAMSATLKELAVKQLDLIADNVASLLGYTVELDKEWYKEYQDEELLLYGLLSSLKAKRLSEEDLFYYQRMQYLRYIPHAKNEVIANRTLLNVTDTLVKPLSGGFLKLESPYGSSFITILPVGKFNTIFNGFHLGELVQRMSFPVELRFKAAFIDKTKLSGTMGRSNTRYDQIMKEAYSTNTVQQDDILMGSYSLKDLMKKVGNKEEIIEYGCFLVVSGSSIKQLRQRRHAVLSYFADMQVNVHEASHDTPYLFQALLYGQNLQKTTRKWNHLVTSRGFSEMMLFTNTQSGNRIGWYIGRVDNRLSAWDNIGEAIMGSKNLVLFNATVANKEDVAGKVTKNPHIIITGATGQGKSYLAQMIFLHTAQQNVRVLYIDPKRELRQHYLQVVSDPEYAKQFPLRKHQIEQINFVTLDSAMKENHGVLDPIVILDKEDASSTAKNMLLYLLRNATEVKIVQTTALTEAISEVISRRENEEVVGFNQVIETLCQSDNQDIVDVGHYFKAIIKNSILELAFSDGNVKGLSYEERVTVLEVADLSLPKDGSDHISDHESNSIALMFALGAFCKHFGERTNEETVEIFDEAWILMQSSEGKAVIKSMRRVGRSKYNVLMLVSQSVHDAENDDDTTGFGTIFAFYEKSEREAILTHVGLEVNEKNLEWIDNMISGQCLYYDVYGNLNMMSVHNIHPDIDPLLKPMKQSVSSHLENKYAS; encoded by the coding sequence ATGGTAAAAAAGTTGGAATATCCAATTAATAGCATTCACAGTAATTTAGCTTTGCGAAAAGATAAAGTGGTTATTGCCTACTATCGGATTCCAAATACGCCAATCACTATTACTGATAGTGATAAAAAAGATAGTCATAAAGACAAGGTAGCACAGGTTATCAAAAAATTAGCTAAATACAAGCATTTTGATATTTCACTGGTACCAAAAGATTACCTTTTAGAGGAAAAAATGTCTGATTTTATTGGTGACTTAGCAGATGATGTTAAGGATTTAGGTATAGATACATTGAGTTACACTGTTGACACGTTGACAGCTGAGATTGAGATACCTTATCAATTTGATTGGCTTGTGGGTGTTAATCTAGGTAGTACTGCAATGAGTGCCACATTGAAAGAACTTGCGGTAAAGCAATTGGATTTAATTGCAGACAATGTAGCCTCTTTGTTGGGATATACTGTGGAACTTGATAAAGAGTGGTATAAAGAGTACCAAGATGAGGAATTATTGCTGTATGGTTTGTTATCATCACTGAAAGCTAAGAGATTATCTGAAGAAGATTTATTTTATTATCAACGTATGCAATACTTACGTTATATTCCACATGCTAAAAATGAAGTTATTGCCAATAGAACATTGTTGAACGTAACAGATACTTTAGTTAAGCCTCTGTCGGGAGGGTTTTTAAAGTTAGAAAGTCCGTATGGCAGTTCATTTATAACGATTCTACCAGTTGGGAAATTTAATACTATCTTCAATGGGTTCCACTTAGGAGAACTAGTGCAACGGATGAGTTTTCCTGTTGAGTTACGATTTAAAGCAGCATTTATTGATAAAACTAAGTTAAGTGGAACAATGGGACGCTCGAATACACGTTATGATCAAATTATGAAAGAAGCCTACTCCACGAATACAGTGCAACAAGATGATATTCTAATGGGCTCATATTCATTAAAAGACTTGATGAAGAAAGTTGGAAATAAAGAAGAAATCATTGAATACGGTTGTTTTTTGGTGGTTTCTGGGTCTAGTATCAAACAATTAAGGCAACGTAGGCATGCTGTTTTAAGTTACTTTGCAGATATGCAAGTCAATGTACATGAAGCTAGTCATGATACACCTTATTTGTTTCAAGCTTTACTTTATGGCCAAAACTTACAGAAGACAACACGTAAATGGAATCACTTAGTGACCAGTCGTGGGTTTAGTGAAATGATGTTATTTACAAATACCCAGTCAGGTAACAGGATTGGCTGGTATATTGGTCGAGTCGATAATCGTTTATCTGCTTGGGATAATATTGGTGAAGCGATTATGGGCTCGAAGAACTTAGTTTTGTTTAATGCAACGGTTGCGAATAAGGAGGATGTTGCTGGTAAAGTAACTAAAAATCCTCATATTATCATTACAGGTGCGACAGGTCAGGGAAAGTCCTACCTTGCACAGATGATTTTTTTACATACTGCGCAACAAAATGTTAGAGTGCTTTATATTGATCCTAAGAGAGAGTTAAGGCAACACTATTTACAAGTAGTGTCTGATCCCGAGTATGCGAAACAATTTCCACTGAGAAAACACCAGATTGAGCAAATTAATTTTGTGACATTGGATAGTGCGATGAAGGAAAACCATGGGGTTTTAGATCCTATCGTTATCTTGGATAAAGAAGATGCCTCGTCTACTGCTAAAAATATGTTGCTTTATCTGTTAAGAAATGCGACAGAAGTTAAGATTGTACAAACTACTGCTTTGACAGAGGCCATTAGCGAAGTAATCTCAAGACGTGAAAATGAGGAAGTCGTTGGTTTTAATCAAGTCATTGAGACATTATGTCAATCAGATAATCAGGATATTGTAGATGTAGGACATTATTTTAAAGCTATTATTAAGAATTCTATTTTGGAATTGGCTTTTTCGGATGGTAATGTTAAAGGATTATCATATGAAGAGCGTGTGACAGTTTTAGAAGTTGCGGACTTATCGTTACCTAAAGATGGATCAGATCATATATCTGATCATGAAAGTAATTCAATCGCTTTAATGTTTGCTTTAGGTGCTTTTTGTAAGCACTTTGGGGAACGAACCAATGAGGAAACTGTTGAAATTTTTGATGAGGCTTGGATTCTGATGCAGTCATCAGAAGGTAAGGCTGTTATCAAGTCTATGCGCCGCGTTGGTCGTTCTAAGTACAATGTTTTAATGTTAGTGTCTCAATCAGTACATGATGCCGAAAATGATGACGATACGACTGGTTTTGGTACTATTTTCGCTTTTTACGAGAAATCAGAACGTGAAGCTATTTTAACTCATGTTGGTTTGGAAGTGAACGAAAAGAACCTGGAGTGGATTGATAACATGATTTCAGGACAATGCCTTTATTATGATGTTTATGGCAACCTCAATATGATGTCTGTCCATAACATTCATCCAGATATTGATCCCTTATTAAAACCAATGAAACAGTCTGTTTCAAGCCACTTAGAAAATAAATACGCTTCGTAG
- a CDS encoding conjugal transfer protein, with the protein MEEEKYFDYSRGLNAPYWIQEIKTSKGKLLWYFSTPMQLSFFIVFFLILVLMLTVFSAPMQLLNQLTHSISLLLYWFVPYRLSKFYTEYEPQGKKMHTYLWDYLVYLIDYGFNKKAIYQGERVEVLEEIVFEKTNI; encoded by the coding sequence ATGGAAGAAGAAAAATATTTTGATTACAGTAGGGGCCTAAACGCCCCTTACTGGATTCAAGAAATAAAAACGTCAAAAGGAAAGTTATTGTGGTATTTCTCAACACCAATGCAGCTTTCCTTTTTTATTGTTTTCTTTTTGATTTTAGTATTGATGTTGACAGTCTTTTCGGCTCCTATGCAACTGCTAAATCAGCTAACGCATTCTATTTCTCTGTTACTGTATTGGTTTGTCCCATATCGACTTTCAAAATTTTATACGGAGTATGAGCCACAAGGTAAAAAGATGCATACTTATCTTTGGGATTATCTTGTCTATTTAATAGATTATGGTTTTAATAAAAAAGCTATTTATCAGGGAGAAAGAGTAGAGGTACTAGAAGAAATTGTATTTGAGAAAACAAACATTTAA
- a CDS encoding conjugal transfer protein — protein sequence MDYLVKIKKFLLRYTKKEKGGKQPKPKEVKQKTANIIVYGILGLLFIVGFFGSLRAIGLSNQVNSLKATVLSSKQQNGKDTKEILDIPRVQYYMNNFVYTYINYSDDTATKRKEELDNYYSFSTANLVDDVKKERKLQTQRLVSVEQEEDYHIALMRIGYEVDSKSYQMTLAIPFRMANGLLAIVSPPYTLAEDLFQGKSKSFERKTVDQAKSLPKQEMLSIQKFLPVFFDKYALSNEIDLKLLMKHPELMGGNYRVKSLDANNARYYQDKSNQVVQLMVTFEDMVTGGTRSENFTLYLIKSDNGWYVDKLYHYFK from the coding sequence ATGGATTATTTAGTGAAAATAAAAAAGTTTCTATTGAGATATACAAAGAAAGAAAAAGGAGGAAAGCAGCCTAAACCAAAGGAAGTAAAACAAAAGACAGCCAATATTATTGTCTATGGAATTTTAGGATTATTATTTATTGTAGGATTTTTTGGCTCATTAAGGGCAATTGGTTTGTCAAATCAAGTAAATAGTTTAAAAGCTACGGTTTTATCAAGCAAGCAACAAAACGGAAAAGATACAAAGGAAATCTTAGACATTCCTAGAGTGCAGTATTACATGAACAATTTTGTGTATACTTACATCAACTATTCTGATGATACGGCTACAAAACGTAAAGAAGAATTAGATAATTATTATTCTTTTTCAACAGCTAATCTTGTTGATGATGTTAAAAAGGAGCGTAAGCTTCAGACTCAACGACTGGTTAGTGTAGAACAAGAAGAGGATTATCATATTGCTTTAATGAGAATAGGCTATGAGGTAGATAGTAAATCTTATCAGATGACGTTGGCTATCCCATTTCGTATGGCTAATGGATTATTGGCAATAGTAAGTCCTCCATATACCTTAGCGGAGGATCTTTTCCAAGGGAAATCAAAAAGTTTTGAAAGAAAAACTGTGGATCAAGCCAAGAGTTTACCGAAGCAAGAAATGTTATCAATACAAAAATTTTTACCTGTATTTTTTGATAAGTATGCTTTAAGTAATGAAATAGATCTGAAGTTACTAATGAAGCATCCTGAACTGATGGGTGGAAACTATCGAGTCAAATCTTTAGACGCTAACAATGCTCGGTATTATCAAGATAAATCAAATCAAGTTGTGCAATTAATGGTTACCTTTGAAGATATGGTAACAGGAGGTACACGGTCAGAGAATTTCACGCTGTATCTGATTAAGTCAGATAATGGTTGGTATGTTGACAAGTTGTACCATTATTTTAAATAA
- a CDS encoding antirestriction protein ArdA — MDVSAIVRDIKTGRATLVCFPVEMSELKLALGLREEDDLEYIIADSDCQLLKEHDSIEMINQFVELVENVDSELVQAVHQVTGYTASDFVDYDFNFGDCCLLPDVTTRRELGEYWFNELGSEGVGKENMELYFDCEAYGRDIDLESQGGFSDYGYVEISG; from the coding sequence ATGGATGTTAGTGCAATTGTTAGAGATATAAAAACTGGTAGAGCTACGTTAGTTTGTTTTCCTGTGGAAATGAGTGAGCTTAAGTTAGCTTTGGGGCTTCGTGAAGAAGATGATTTAGAGTATATTATTGCAGATTCGGATTGTCAGTTACTAAAAGAACATGATTCTATTGAGATGATTAATCAATTTGTTGAACTGGTAGAGAATGTTGATAGTGAACTTGTTCAAGCAGTGCATCAGGTAACAGGTTATACTGCCTCAGACTTTGTAGATTATGATTTTAATTTTGGTGACTGTTGTTTACTGCCTGATGTCACAACTAGACGAGAATTAGGCGAATACTGGTTTAATGAATTAGGTTCAGAAGGTGTTGGTAAAGAAAATATGGAACTCTATTTTGATTGTGAAGCTTATGGTCGAGATATTGACTTAGAAAGCCAAGGTGGTTTTTCAGACTACGGATATGTCGAAATATCAGGGTAA
- a CDS encoding helix-turn-helix domain-containing protein has translation MEKLGDRLRKQRQLNKLTQQELADRIGINRGAYSNWENGK, from the coding sequence ATGGAAAAACTTGGAGATCGTTTAAGAAAACAACGACAGCTTAATAAATTAACACAACAAGAGCTTGCTGATAGAATTGGTATTAATAGAGGAGCATATTCAAATTGGGAGAACGGAAAGTGA